Part of the Lolium rigidum isolate FL_2022 chromosome 6, APGP_CSIRO_Lrig_0.1, whole genome shotgun sequence genome, TTAATCAACATTCTTAGCcaccctccaatatatgatgtggTTTCTCGACAGGGTTCTTGTTAACTATGTTTTACCCCACTTAATCAACAAAAAAAATTTAAGACCTGTTACATTTTTCAAATACTCAGTAGTACATAAGTAGAATACCACAGCTCTTAGAACAGAAATTATGCATCAATGGGCTTGTAGTAAGAACCTTAATAAACTTAAAAGAACATACTATGAGAGGTATATAATCTTCTGCTTGAAAAAAGAAGGCAAGACTTCATACTAAAGGTGATTTTCCAATCATGACCATGACAAACTGTACAAGATGGGAGAAATTAACTCTTACATATGACCGTATGAGGCAGGAATAGAAGTATTTACATTGCACTTGCACTGCTTAATACTGTAAACAAATAAAGTTTTTATCCCAGTATATCCATATGCCCCCGGAAAATGCGTAAGATGCTGAGACAGTAAATGCAGTAATGCGAGAAGTTTAAGCAATTTCAGGTTTACAACAATTACATACTTATAAAACGAATCCAGGGGCAAATCATAATCATTTGATAGAATAAGATAAACGACCTCTGATGATATTGTCACAAAAACACCCGGGCTATTAGATAGAACAAAAGTTTCTACATTAATTGTAAAATGGATGATCAAAAATTGATGAACTGTGCGCATAGACAATATCTGAAGTGGACCAGGGCACCAGACAACATTAGTGCGAAGATAAATGCAACTCATTTCATACAGTAAATTACTCCGACGAACCTAAACAGAATATTAAGAAGAGTAGCAGAGAACACCTCACCTTGGTACCGAAGGGGCCACAGGGAGCATCCATGTCAAAGCGCTTCTTCCCCTGCGAAAGGACGAGCAGATCGAGAAATCAGAACCCATTCGCAAGGGCCAAACCGAACGAGGCCGAAATCACCAAACCGCAAGGCACAATCCGTCTCACCTGGAGCTCCCCCTCGAGCTCCTCGCGCTCATGGCCCGTGGCGATGGGCACGATGTCCTCCACAGTCAGCGGCTTGTCCCCTGCAGGAGGAACACGCCGATCCACCGGCCGATCAGCGACGGGAAGCGGCGGGAGAGCGAGATctggcgagggaggagagggccttaccggaggagaggggagtggtGCGGCGgaaggcggcggccgccgcggagaagggggcggcccgggcggtgatgggggtgggggccgcgccggctccggctgcggcgcggcggagggccggggctagggtttggagtCGGCGCCACATGGTGCGTGCGTGTGGTCTcaggtcgcggcggcggcggctggggaaGGGGAAATGGGGTGGAGATGGGCAGGCTCGATTTGATCTGACCGAAGAGGGGAGAGGGGAACGGCGGGGGAGGGAGGTCAAGGACGAGAGGCCTGTGGGGGTGTGGTGCGTTGAGGTTCGCGCTGCGTGATGGAGGGACGGGATTGAGTTGAAGGCTTTGAGCGAACTGGGCTCTGAAAGTGACAAGTGTCGGAGTTGGCAGTGGCGCCGCTTCTGATGTGTATACCACCGCCTACCTCGGACAGAGggcgttttttttttttaaacaaatTCTATTAAAGGACAACAGGCCGTCTCATTAAAAATCTTCCAGCCCCtttcggtaccctggaaggaaaagagtgcgtctggtacCTGTTGCCCGCCATCACAGAATAGTTACATCATCCACGAGCTTGCTAAGAATAAACCTAGGGGGCTCATCGACCCAAGTACAAGAATTACCAGAACTAAACGCTACTCTAGCAAGCTCATGTGCTACCCGATTAGCTTCCCTATTACAATGCTCAATAGACACATTACCAAAACCACTCCAAAGGATACTACAGTCATCATAGATCGCAGCCGACGATGTTGCTGAAAACCCTCCATTCTTCATTGTCTCTACCACCTGGACACAATCTGATTGGACTACAAAATTTGAACTCCAATTTGCTGTGCCAACATCAACCCATCCCTCAAAGCGTAGACTTCAGCCATCTGGACATCGACCACATGCGGTAAAAAAGTTTGCAAAGCAGCTATGCAACTCCCTGTATAGTCCCTGATAACCACACCTGTAGCACCTCTACCCgagtccaactcaaaagctgCATCAATATTTATCATTACCAAACCCTCCAACGGCTTCTTCCATCTATCCTcggattttttattttgttttttcagcACCTTCATATAATTCATAGCTAGCACCCTAATGGACATAGCTGAACGGAAAGTTGTTTGTACCTTCTTCCCATGCACTAACTGTCTTCTTTCCCACCAGATGTACCATCCTGCAATGAGGACAATTTCTGCAAGGCCAATATTTCCAATCGCCTCTACTCTGTCTCCCCTTCTAATAATTTCCTCAATCACAACAGAACCCGATCTGTCAACCTCCATGACACTTTCTAGCACTTCTGACAGCCCAAGATCACTCCAAATCTGTTTTGCTCTTGCACAAGAAAACAATAAGTGTTTAATATCTTCGCAGTCTGACAAACAGATAGGACATCCTCCTGTATTCCCTATATGCCGGTTAGCTAAAAACCCCCGACATGGAATCATGGCATGTAACACTCTCCAGCCGAAGATCTTGATCTTATTTGGGATTTCAAGGTTCCAAAGACTTTTCCATACCTCATTATTTGCACCTTCCGCAATATTTATGTTTCTATTGTGCCGACCAAACTTATGATCCCACTGACAGTAGTATGCTGACTGCACTGAGAATAAACCAAGTTTTTTATGGTGCCACGCCACCAGGTCCTCTCTGTTTGGTGTCAATGGGATTTGTAGAATTCTGTAAGCATCCACCGGCCAAAATATATCTTGGATAATATCCTCATCCCATAAGCCATCAATCGGATTAATCAAATCAGCCACACTAGTCAGGATATTTGTTCCTCTAGGAGTCATAATTTTCAGATTGTGACTTGATGGAATCCAGTTGTCCTCCCAAATATTAATGTGACTCCCATCTCCCACTCTCCAAATACACCCCTTCTTGAAGCATTCAAGACCTGCAAGAATGCTTTGCCACGTGAAAGAGCTTCCACTCTTCAGTGTCGCTTTAAGAAGACACCCATCCGGGTAATATTTTGCTCTCAATACCTTTGCACACAAAGACTCAGGTT contains:
- the LOC124666056 gene encoding putative cytochrome c oxidase subunit 5b-like, with amino-acid sequence MWRRLQTLAPALRRAAAGAGAAPTPITARAAPFSAAAAAFRRTTPLSSGDKPLTVEDIVPIATGHEREELEGELQGKKRFDMDAPCGPFGTKEAPAVIESYYDKRIVGCPGDEGEDEHDVVWFWLKKDEPHECPVCSQYFTLKVIGDGGNPDGHDTDDEGHHH